CGGCCTCCATGGCGGGTGCCCAAGGAAACGGTTCGCGATGTGCTACGCCGCCTCTATGTCCAAAGGGCCAGTTGGCTCCATGTGCTCGGGCAGGCTGCCGTCCCGCGCCGCCGTGAACGTCGCCGCCAGCAGCCGCGCGACGATGTCGACGAATCCAGCAGCGCCGCCCGGCGCGCGCATGGCGCCGACGGCTTCGTCACCAATCTCGTAGCCCGCGCCGCGCAGGCCAGCGCCGATCATCCGGATCGCATCGGCCGCCGCGATGCGCCCCGCTTCGAAGCGCTCGGCCACGGCCAGCATGTCGTCCTCGCCGAACGCGTGCTCCAGCTCCGCCAGCGCGCCGAGCGTCAGGCACAGCCGGTAGGTCTTGCCGTCGAGGACCGCTTCGATCTCGCCGCGATGTGTGTTGACCATGCCCGTCCCCTACGCCGCGGTGAAGGCGAGCGCGCCGGCGGATTCGAGGCCGAGCTCGAAGCTCACCTCGCCGTCGTGGCGTCCGCCATATTCCAGAGTCACGATCTGGAACGGGCCTGCGATCGTGCCGAAATCGGGCACGATCACCTGCCAGTCGCGCACCGTACCGTCGAAGAAGTATTGCCGCAGCGTCTCGTCCGAGGCGGCGTCCTTGAAAATGCCGCTGCCGCTGAGCCGCGCAGTCTTGAGGCCGGCGCCCGCCAGAAGTTCGCGCCAGCGCCCGGCGCTCTCCTGATCGGTGGCGTCCACCGTGGCAGCGTTGAACGCGAGCGATCGCGCCCGCAAACCGCCCACGGTGACGAACGTGCCGCCGCCGTCTGAGTCCACTTTCAATAAGAGATCCTTGCCCTTCTGCGCCGTCATGGTTGTTCCTCGCGTTGAGACAAACAAAAAGAGCGGCCCCGAAGGACCGCTCTCGAAAAACGTCGTTTACTGAATGAGTGCCGGCGCTAGCCTGCTATGCGCGCCTCGACCATTTTGCGCAGGATCACCCGATCGCGGGTGGAGACGCCGATAAGCTCGGCCACGCGCCAGACGAGATTGGACTCGAACTCGTCCACGACGCCGTCCGCCATGACCACTTCCCACAGCATCTCGACGATGCGCTTGCGCCCGTCCTGATCGAGCTCGCGGCACAGCACCTTGGTGAAGCGATAGAGATCCACCGCATCGCGCTCTTCCGCACTTGCTTCCTGGAACAGCCGCTTGAGCTCGTCG
The nucleotide sequence above comes from Methyloceanibacter stevinii. Encoded proteins:
- a CDS encoding phage major tail protein, TP901-1 family, coding for MTAQKGKDLLLKVDSDGGGTFVTVGGLRARSLAFNAATVDATDQESAGRWRELLAGAGLKTARLSGSGIFKDAASDETLRQYFFDGTVRDWQVIVPDFGTIAGPFQIVTLEYGGRHDGEVSFELGLESAGALAFTAA
- a CDS encoding TerB family tellurite resistance protein → MDQAGEFRRGRRRGDATQGLHEEELRIASAALLINAGSIDGKFDSNEKQKVKALLQRSFDLSPDELKRLFQEASAEERDAVDLYRFTKVLCRELDQDGRKRIVEMLWEVVMADGVVDEFESNLVWRVAELIGVSTRDRVILRKMVEARIAG
- a CDS encoding gene transfer agent family protein translates to MVNTHRGEIEAVLDGKTYRLCLTLGALAELEHAFGEDDMLAVAERFEAGRIAAADAIRMIGAGLRGAGYEIGDEAVGAMRAPGGAAGFVDIVARLLAATFTAARDGSLPEHMEPTGPLDIEAA